A section of the Oryza sativa Japonica Group chromosome 1, ASM3414082v1 genome encodes:
- the LOC4325309 gene encoding phosphoenolpyruvate carboxylase, housekeeping isozyme has protein sequence MARNAADKGTSIDAQLRILAPKKLSEDDKLVEYDALLLDRFLDILQDLHGEDIRETVQECYELAAEYESKVDPKQLDAIGNVLTRLDPGDSIVMTKSFSHMLILANLAEEVQIAYRRRIKLKKGDFADENSATTESNFEETLKRLVGELKKSPHEVFDALKNQTIDLVLTAHPTQSVRRSLLQKHGRIRSCLTKLYAKDITPDEKQELDEALKREIQAAFRTDEIRRAPPTPQDEMRAGMSYFHETIWKGVPKFLRRVDTALKNIGINERVPYNAPLIQFSSWMGGDRDGNPRVTPEVTRDVCLLARMMAANLYYAQIEDLMFELSMWRCSDELRVKADQLHRCAKKNTTKHYIEFWKQVPPSEPYRVILSNVRDKLYNTRERARHLLASGFSEIPDEATFTDVEQFLEPLELCYRSLCACGDNSIADGSLLDFLRQVSTFGLSLVRLDIRQESDRHTDVMDAITQYLGIGSYREWSEEKRQEWLLSELNGKRPLFGPDLPQTDEIADALDTFHVIAELPYDSFGAYVISMATAPSDVLAVELLQRECHVKKPLRVVPLFEKLADLEAAPAALARLFSVDWYRNRIDGKQEVMIGYSDSGKDAGRFSAAWELYKAQEELIKVAKQFGVKLTMFHGRGGTVGRGGGPTHLAILSQPPDTIHGSLRVTVQGEVIEQSFGEEHLCFRTLQRFTSATLEHGMHPPISPKPEWRALMDEMAAVATKEYRSIVFQEARFVEYFRLATPELEYGRMNIGSRPSKRKPSGGIESLRAIPWIFAWTQTRFHLPVWLGFGAAFKHVLQKDIRNLQILQEMYNEWPFFRVTIDLVEMVFAKGDPGIAALYDKLLVSEDLWPFGARLRANYEETKQLLLQVAGHKDLLEGDPYLRQRLRIRDSYITALNVCQACTLKRIRDPGFHVSPRAHLSKDIMDSGKPAAELVKLNTTSEYGPGLEDTLILTMKGIAAGMQNTG, from the exons ATGGCGCGCAATGCGGCGGACAAGGGGACGTCCATCGACGCGCAGCTGCGGATCCTGGCGCCTAAGAAGCTCTCGGAGGACGACAAGCTTGTGGAGTACGACGCGCTGCTCCTCGATCGCTTCCTCGACATCCTCCAGGATCTGCATGGGGAGGACATCAGGGAGACG GTTCAAGAATGCTATGAATTAGCTGCTGAGTATGAAAGTAAGGTTGACCCCAAACAGCTGGATGCAATTGGGAATGTGTTAACTCGTTTAGATCCTGGAGACTCCATTGTGATGACGAAGTCATTCTCACACATGCTTATCCTGGCAAACTTGGCTGAGGAGGTCCAGATTGCGTATCGTAGGAGGATAAAACTGAAGAAGGGTGATTTTGCTGATGAAAACTCTGCTACAACTGAATCAAACTTTGAGGAGACCCTAAAAAGGCTTGTTGGTGAGCTTAAGAAGTCCCCTCATGAGGTATTTGATGCTCTCAAGAATCAAACAATCGACCTGGTCCTGACAGCACATCCAACTCAGTCAGTCAGGAGGTCGCTGCTACAAAAGCATGGCAG GATAAGAAGTTGTTTAACAAAACTTTATGCAAAAGACATAACTCCAGATGAGAAGCAGGAACTCGATGAAGCACTTAAGAGAGAG ATCCAAGCCGCCTTTAGAACAGATGAAATTCGGCGAGCACCTCCTACACCACAGGATGAAATGCGTGCTGGAATGAGTTATTTTCATGAGACAATATGGAAGGGTGTACCCAAGTTTTTACGTAGGGTTGATACTGCCCTTAAGAACATTGGCATAAACGAGCGAGTGCCCTATAATGCTCCTCTTATTCAATTTTCTTCTTGGATGGGTGGAGACCGTGATG GAAATCCAAGAGTCACACCAGAGGTTACAAGGGACGTATGCCTGTTAGCTAGAATGATGGCTGCTAACTTATACTATGCACAGATAGAGGATCTGATGTTTGAG CTATCTATGTGGCGCTGTAGTGATGAACTACGTGTAAAAGCTGATCAGTTACACCGTTGCGCAAAGAAAAACACAACAAAGCACTATATAG AGTTCTGGAAACAAGTTCCTCCGAGTGAACCCTATCGTGTAATACTGAGCAATGTCAGAGATAAGTTGTACAATACACGCGAGCGAGCACGCCATTTATTAGCCAGTGGATTTTCTGAAATTCCTGACGAAGCAACATTCACTGATGTTGAGCAG TTCTTGGAGCCTCTTGAGCTCTGTTACAGGTCTCTCTGTGCCTGTGGTGATAATTCTATTGCAGATGGCAGTCTTCTTGACTTTCTACGGCAAGTGTCCACATTTGGACTATCCCTTGTTAGACTTGATATTAGGCAAGAATCTGACCGACATACTGATGTTATGGATGCCATAACTCAATACCTTGGAATTGGATCCTATCGTGAATGGTCAGAGGAGAAACGCCAAGAATGGCTTCTGTCAGAACTCAATGGAAAGAGGCCATTATTTGGTCCTGACCTTCCCCAGACGGATGAAATTGCTGATGCCCTAGATACTTTTCATGTGATAGCAGAACTACCCTATGATAGCTTTGGTGCATATGTAATATCCATGGCAACAGCTCCTTCAGATGTTCTAGCAGTTGAGCTTCTGCAACGTGAATGTCATGTGAAGAAGCCACTGAGAGTTGTGCCATTGTTTGAAAAACTAGCAGATCTGGAAGCAGCACCAGCAGCTCTTGCCCGACTTTTCTCTGTTGACTGGTACAGAAATAGGATCGACGGAAAGCAGGAAGTAATGATTGGGTATTCAGATTCTGGAAAAGATGCTGGCCGTTTCTCTGCAGCTTGGGAACTGTATAAAGCTCAAGAGGAGCTTATTAAAGTTGCTAAGCAGTTTGGGGTTAAGTTGACTATGTTTCATGGGCGAGGTGGAACTGTTGGAAGAGGTGGGGGTCCTACACACCTTGCTATACTGTCACAACCTCCAGATACCATTCATGGATCACTTCGTGTGACTGTTCAAGGTGAAGTCATTGAGCAATCTTTTGGAGAGGAGCATTTGTGTTTTAGGACACTTCAACGTTTTACATCTGCTACTCTTGAGCATGGTATGCATCCACCAATTTCACCAAAGCCAGAATGGCGTGCTTTGATGGATGAAATGGCCGCTGTTGCTACAAAAGAATACCGGTCCATTGTCTTCCAAGAGGCACGATTTGTTGAATATTTCCGCCTT GCAACACCAGAGTTGGAATATGGTAGGATGAATATTGGAAGTAGGCCATCAAAACGAAAGCCTAGTGGAGGCATTGAATCACTTCGTGCAATTCCTTGGATCTTTGCTTGGACACAAACTCGATTCCACCTACCAGTGTGGCTTGGTTTTGGCGCAGCGTTCAAGCATGTCTTGCAGAAGGACATACGCAATCTTCAGATCCTTCAGGAGATGTACAACGAATGGCCATTTTTCAGGGTTACAATAGACTTGGTTGAGATGGTGTTTGCTAAGGGTGATCCTGGTATAGCAGCTCTGTATGACAAGTTGCTAGTTTCTGAGGATTTGTGGCCATTTGGTGCTCGTCTTAGAGCAAACTATGAAGAAACAAAGCAACTTCTTCTACAG GTTGCTGGACACAAAGACCTTCTGGAGGGAGATCCTTACTTGAGGCAGAGACTGCGTATCCGTGATTCCTACATCACAGCGCTGAATGTTTGCCAAGCTTGCACGCTAAAGCGTATCAGGGACCCTGGCTTCCATGTAAGCCCCCGAGCTCACCTCTCCAAGGACATAATGGACTCAGGGAAGCCAGCCGCTGAGCTTGTGAAGCTGAACACAACAAGCGAGTACGGCCCAGGCCTCGAGGACACTCTCATCCTGACCATGAAGGGCATCGCTGCTGGTATGCAGAACACTGGGTGA
- the LOC4325310 gene encoding phosphatidate cytidylyltransferase 1 — protein MERDTSSSDVSASHVGRARQRRRPTEATADGNRTNGPALLVNDQNKYKSMLIRTYSTVWMIGGFVLIVYMGHLYIWAMVVVIQIFMAKELFNLLRKSSEEKQLPGFRLLNWHFFFTAMLFTYGRFLSRQLVNTVTSDHLLYKVVSGLIKYQMFICYFLYIAGFVWFILTLKKKTYKYQFKQYAWTHMILLTVFAQSSFTVANIFEGMFWFLLPASLIVINDIAAYLFGFFLGRTPLIKLSPKKTWEGFIGASVTTIISAFVLANVMGRFQWLTCPRKDLSTGWLRCDPGPMFKPEHYSLGEWVPKGFPWKEVVLLPVQWHALALGLFASIIAPFGGFFASGFKRAFKIKDFGDSIPGHGGITDRMDCQMVMAVFAYIYHQSFISPQNYSVELILEQILRNLTFEEQKFLYQQLGEIYRERQLMQS, from the exons ATGGAAAGGGACACAAGCTCTAGTGATGTTTCTGCTTCTCATGTAGGACGTGCCAGGCAGCGAAGACGTCCTACTGAG GCTACTGCAGATGGGAATAGAACCAATGGACCAGCTTTGCTTGTCAATGATCAGAATAAGTACAAGTCAATGCTTATCCGTACATATTCTACAGTATGGATGATTGGAGGCTTTGTGTTGATAGTTTATATGGGTCACCTCTATATCTGGGCCATGGTGGTTGTTATTCAAATATTCATGGCCAAAGAGCTTTTTAACCTACTCAGAAAATCCAGTGAAGAAAAACAACTACCAGGTTTCAGGCTACTGAATTG gcacTTCTTTTTCACAGCAATGTTGTTTACTTATGGGCGTTTTCTTAGTCGACAGCTTGTTAACACAGTAACTTCAGATCACTTATTGTATAAGGTTGTCAGTGGTCTCATAAAGTATCAGATGTTCATTTGCTATTTTCTTTACATTGCTG GATTTGTCTGGTTTATTTTGACTCTGAAGAAAAAGACATACAAGTATCAGTTCAAACAATATGCCTGGACGCACATGATCCTTTTAACGGTTTTTGCACAATCTTCTTTTACCGTGGCAAATATATTTGAAGGGATGTTCTG GTTTCTGTTGCCTGCTTCTCTCATTGTGATTAACGACATTGCTGCCTATCTATTTGGGTTCTTTCTTGGGAGAACACCTCTGATCAAGTTATCTCCAAAGAAAACTTGGGAAGGTTTTATTGGTGCATCTGTGACAACTATCATATCTGCTTTTGTG ttAGCAAATGTAATGGGCCGTTTCCAATGGTTGACATGCCCAAGAAAA GACCTGTCGACAGGGTGGCTTCGTTGTGACCCTGGTCCTATGTTTAAGCCAGAACATTATTCTTTGGGAGAATGGGTGCCAAAGGGG TTCCCTTGGAAGGAAGTTGTTCTTTTGCCTGTGCAGTGGCATGCTTTAGCACTAGGTTTGTTTGCATCAATAATAGCACCTTTTGGAGGTTTCTTTGCAAGTGGCTTCAAGAGGGCCTTTAAAATAAAG GATTTTGGAGACAGCATACCTGGGCATGGTGGGATTACTGACCGAATGGATTGTCAG ATGGTTATGGCAGTTTTTGCATACATATATCACCAATCATTCATATCGCCCCAAAACTACTCTGTTGAGCTAATCTTGGAACAG ATTCTAAGAAATCTAACCTTTGAGGAGCAGAAATTCTTATATCAGCAGCTTGGGGAAATCTACCGTGAAAGGCAATTAATGCAGAGCTGA